One Cupriavidus pauculus genomic window, GTGCTGCGCACCTTCAGGAGCACAACATCGTCGCATCTAACGATATGATCATGACAGCGTTCTCTATGCTGAGGGCCGTGAAAGACTGGCATGGGCTCAACATCCCGTTGAAAAGGGCCAGAGAATTTGCACGCGGCGAAGACATTACAGTCACCCGAGTAGATATCCCCGTCATGCTCCGTGTCCCGCGGGGAATGAGCGTTGGGGCGGTAGTCAACGGCTTGGCCTGTGCAGGTATCCGCTGCGGGATCAATGTGGCGCTGTACCACGATGAGAGCTTCTACTACGACCAAAGCTCGCAAACGGCTGCCCCGAAGGGATATGACAAGGCAGCGGAGATCGATCAGCGCCGAAAGAAGCTCGTGCTGCCGGAAAGCCAAGCAGCCGAAACCCTCGGCGAACTCGCCTCCTCAAATGTCAGGCTTGAGGCCGTGTTCCGACAGAAGTACTTTGCCAGCCATGCCTGGTTCGCCGGACAAACAGTGACACCTCGCCACCTCAGTCCACCCATGCTCGCCGCAATGCTGCTTGACCTGCTCAAAAAATACGACCTGCGGGGGAGTCTCCGTGCGCGCCTGCGGCAGGAGGAACTTTGGCAGATACCGCAACCGTATAGGGGTACGGTGGCGTTCTGGCAGAACGGCGGCGACATGCTGCCCTACTTTGACTACAACGGACGCGCGCTCCGCCGTCACCGCAGGTTTCTGTGGGAGAAGTACTCGATTAATATTGACGGTCTGCCGCCTGGCGAAATCGAGGTTCCGGTGCAAATCGGCGATATCCTTGCCCCCGACAACTTCGTGGCGGTGCCGGATGCAATTCGATGCGACCCGAAGCTGTTCCACTCACTAAATATGCGCGATGAATGGAACGAGCTTTGCGACAGGGCGGGCATTCGCAAGGGCCTCGGGCGGGTCTATGTCGACCCATATGAGGAGCCGTGGCTGCCGCATGAACTCGGCGAGCAGAGCCTGTAGCCCTGTAGCGGTTTCTAGGTAGCCGCCTATGTGCGATCTCTGTGGCCCTGTAGCGGCTGCCTCAGAAACAAGGACTGAGAGACCAACTGTGGCGGTGTAGCGATCCTCGCTGACTACGCGTGCGCCGCCACATCGCCCCGCCACCCAACTCGGCGGGCAAACTGCTATGAAAAAGCCCCTCCTGATGCTCGCCATTACCACGGTCAAGCTGTCACTCGCCAAGCTTGTATCCTGGCCGCTCAGCACGCTGGCCGGTCCGCTGAAGGAACTACCGAGCCCGGCGGGGAGCCAAGAATTAACAAGATGTGCAACTTGCGAAGGTTACCACTCCAACTCGGGCTCATCCTGCTGTGACTGGCCATCAGTAAGCCCATACTCGCGCGGAGCATTTTCGGCCTTGCCCGCGCGTATCATGATCTCGCCAGAGTCCAACAGGCGTATATACAGATAGTCCCCGGCGGCTAGTCCGGCGCATTCTACGATGTGTTGCGGCAAGCGCAGGCCGAGGCTGTTGCCCCAGCGGTTCAGTTTGGTCGACGTGGCGATACAGCTCACTCATTGATATTCGATGTATAAATTGAGCAAACCTGCCAATATCACCTCAGCCTCCACGGCCAGCAGCACCACTGGCCAAGCCAACTTCTAGGCAATTGCCCCTGCTATGATGCAGGAACAACAATGAAAAGGTGGCAAGGATGGCGGGTCAATCGGCACCAGCGGAAGCACGGGTCGCAGTACTCGTAGACTGCGACAATACAAGTCCAGAGATCCTCGAATACGCGCTCCGGGTCGTTGCCCAGTTCGGGCGCGTCGTACTTCGTAGAGGGTACGGAAACCATGCCACACTTGCCCACAAGTGGCAGGAAGCCATGGTTCGCCTCGCCTTTACCCCCTGTCTACAGTATCAATATGCGGCGGGCAAGAATACCGCTGATATCGCCTTGGCCCTGGATGCGATGGAAGCCATGTTCGACTCTCGCGCCGATACCTTCTGCCTCGTCACGAGCGATTCGGATTTCGCCTACCTTTGCCGCAAGCTCCGCGAGCGCGGGGCCACTGTGCATATCGTTGGGGAGACCAAGACGCCTGACGCACTGCGCAATGCCAGCGATCAGTTCTTCGAGTGGTTGCCGCCAGAGCCTGTCGCCGAACCAGCAGACCCGGCGAAACCAAAGGCTGCCGCGGCTCCTGCGAAGCCCCCGACGAAGCGGCGACCCAAGGCAGTAATTAGGGCCGTCGAGCTGCTCGCCGGCGACACGCCAGATGGCTGGGTGGGCTTGGGGGCCCTAGGACAGTACCTCAAACGCACAGATCCAGGGTTCTCGCCCAAGGCTTTCGGCCATGCCGCGCTATCTGACATGGTTCGCACTTACCCCGACTTGGTCATGAACCAGCAGAATGGGACGGGCTTCTGGGTCAGCCTGAAGCCGAAGGCGGACGCAGCAGAAGCATGACCAGAGCATCTACTATACGCAGCAAGTAGCCAGGATTTCCCGCAATCCTTCTGGAAATACCTCGTTTCCACTTGTTGTGGCAACGTGCGAGGCAAATCAACTACGGAGATCTAATTTGGCTGGCACATGGCACATACCACTTAAAACGCGTGGAATCTCTGGGCATGGCACCCAAAACTTCTTATGGCAGGACGGCCAGATCTACATCATGGACAATCACCGTGCCGCCTGGTGGTGTTGGCTGCGCCACCTGCCGAGCGAAGAACGGGCTGACCTGTTTCACATTGACCGGCACTTTGACACGTTGAGCAGCAACCTAGCACTTTGGTTGCAGCATCTGCCCGCTCAGATGCGCGGCGTGTCGCTGGTAGACTATCTGAATTTTCGGGGAACAATTAATGGATTCCCCTGTGAAATCATCCGCTGGGACAACTACCTCAGCCTCTTTCTTGAGCATGAGAAGAACCATCTGGGTCAACTTTACTTCGCTACCCACGGCGATGGCGATGAGCCCAATGTTCCTGAGGGATCATACAGAAACGTCTTGCCATGGGATATACCGAAGAACTTTGACTTCTGGCTCACCGAGGGTCGCAACTGGATTGTCAATATTGATCTTGATTATTTTTTTTGCGACATGGAAGACGGCGAATGCCGGCGTCTCCTCGGGCCGGAATATGTTGAAGACCTGTGCTTGACAATCAAGAAGCATCTCGCAACAGGACTAATCAAGGTCTTGACGATTTGCCTCACTCCCGATGAGCACGGCTACAGTGGTGGCTGGGCCTCGGCCGAATCCCTGTGTGCCGAGTTTTGTCATCACCTCGGGCTGGATTTCAAGCTGCCGTGAATATTCGTGCGTGCAAATCTGGCCAAAACCTCCCTGGGGACCGCGCCCAACTGGTCACCTGTAAGGGAAAGCCGCAGAACCACCGCTAAATGCCAACGCTTCGTATAAACGAGCGGGACGTAGGCCCGCACAAAGCAACTGTCAACCCCAATCTGGGGGCTCGAACTGTGCTGACGAACAGCCACTGGGAATACGTGGCGCTTTGGCTCCGTCGGGAACGCAAGATCTCCGCCCTCTTCTACTGGCAACAGGCCCAAACGTTCGCACAGGCAGCCGAGGGTATGCCAGTTAGTTCGGCACCATTGCTCCTGTACTACTCATTTATGAACGCTGTGAAGGCGTTACTCTCCGCCAAGTCTGTGCCTTTTGATGAGCACCACGGCGTTCGGGCACACAACATGCGAGGCTCTTCAAGCAAAATTGCTTTGTCGAATGAAGGTGTCAGGCTCATGCAGAGGGGAATTGCGCCCGCATTGTCGCAATACTTCTCAGAAGCGGAGACGAGCACTAATCACAGCTTAGAGGAGCTGCTTTTTAACATTCCTTGGATTCATCGAACATTCTGCCTTACATACAAAAACCAGAAAGACCTCTTCATCCCGCTGACGGAATGCCGTATCGAGTTTGATGCAGTTTCAAGGACCGCTTACTTCTCTGCAATGTTGTCGAAGGACTTTGCGGGACCGACGTTCATCCGTCGATTGCCACCGTCGCTCATCGCAGACCCGACCGCGAACGATGGCAGGACCATTAGGTCCGTCGCAAATATTGCCCTAACACAGCCAGTAGCCCGCACGACCGCGGAGACTTCGGCGGTAGCGGGGCTCTTGCGAGGGCTTCGACCCGATCTGAACTACATCGCGGGCTCACAAACGCTCTGGTACGCAAAGGCAGTCGTCCCTGGGCCAGCCCGTCTGAAGCGATTCCCATTGACTTGCACCCTATTGGCTATGCATCGCTTAAGCGAAATCTGCCGCTATCGACCAATGGAGCTTGCCTCGTTCTTGACTGGCCAGAAGAACTGGCTCCTGACCGAATTCATTCGGATGTCACCGCCTCAGTTCCTCGATGAGCTTTCTGCTGAGCTAACCGGGCAGCAGTTCATGGTGCCTAACGTTCGACCGGCGAGCTGAGCCTCAATGCACAACATGAAGATCTATGTCGCATGCGGCCTTACGCATGTTCCCAGAGACGAATTTGCAGAATACGTCAGGTTGATAGAAGGCATTGCCGATGGATTGGCTCGCCAGCCTGCGGCCGAGGTCAAGTATGCGCTGAGAGATAGTGATCCCCAGCTTGCTCAAAAGCCATTCGCTGATCGCGCCCGTCTCTGCTACCTCTGGGACAAGGAAATGGTCGAGTGGGCTGACGTGGTCATCGCCGAAGCAAGCTACCCGTCCACCGGACTCGGCATCGAACTGCAACTTGCGTGCACACGAAACATTCCTATCGTTCTCGCATTCAAGTTGGATGAACGGCATCGGGCGCCTCCGGTCCAATACCGAACTCCCGATCATGAGATCCACAGCCTCCAACTCGGCGATGGCTATGTTTCCCTAATGGCGCTTGGCCTACCCAGTCTGTTCAAGGTCTTGCCGTACCGGGACGTTGAGCATGCTCTTTCCGAAGTCTCCGAAATAGTCGAAACGCTGCGAAAACCTGCCGGGGATAGCGAAAAGGGAGGATCCGGAGGCTAGCAAGCGAGTCTCCATCACCCCTCGACCCGGGCGTTCACGCTCCGAGTTGGGAAGCTTGTCAAGTCGTAAGTCGCTTGGGTCGGAAGGTGATGCACGGGCAAAAACGCCGAGCCGATTGGCGTAGTTTCCCTTCGGCAGCTACGACGTCACACCTTTCAAACTATCGATAATGGTGTGTTTTCGCTACGTGGCGCTGCGCTGACGTTGCTTACCAGGGAAGCTCCTGACTGTCTCGCCGGATGCCATCGTCCCTTAGCCACGGAGATCGTCCAAAAACTCTGACGCAGGCTCGGTGCTCGTCACAAGCAATCGGTCACGGGCACGCGTGCATGCAACATAGAGCAGGTTCCGCTCGGTATTGTAGACCTCTTCAAGATCTGAATCGTCGGCAACTGCTGCAATGCGCTCCTGCAAAGGGATGACTTCGTCGTCGCACGCCATCACCGCTACAGCGCGGAATTCCAATCCCTTTGCGAGATGCATCGTACAGATTGATGCTCGACCGCTCGTGATCTCGACATGTGCGTCCAGTACGCCGAGTGGGATCCCTGCAGCCTTGACGGCCACGACGGCGCGATCCAACTGTGCATCGGACCTGACGAAGATCCCCAGTTCATGCGGCATCAAGCCGTCTTTCAGACGTTCCAGAAGCCAGGCGGTCACAGCCTGGCATTCTTCGGCCTCAGATTTGAATGAGCGAACCTCTGGAGCAGGCCCATTGAAGACTGACACGGTACCGCGCCGATCCTCCGTATTGCCGTCCACGTCCGAGAAGTCAGGCCCAAGTAGCTGGTCGGCTTGAGCCCGAATCTGATGCGATGTTCGATAGTTGATGTGCAAGGTGCGCGCCCGTCCGCGCACGTCCACACCTAAGGATTTCCATGAGAAGGGCTGCTGGAATATCCGCTGTCCCAGGTCGCCAGCAAAGAATAGGCTGTTAGGGCGAACATGGCCCTCACTAGCGCCGATGGCCGCGAGGAACTTGAGCTGAGCGATGCTGACATCCTGCGCTTCATCGATCACCACAAACTCGAAGGGCGGTTGCCGCAGCGTCTCCATCTTCTCAGCCAGTCGGAAGAACATCTCAGCCTGCGTGATCAGCCCCCGTCGTTGCAAGATCAATTGCACACGTTCAAAGACCGCCCACAGGGCGCTGCGCTGTGCCTCTGACAGCCTGGTCTTACGTCCCAATCGCTTGACATCCCGATAGGATTCCCAGGTCTTGAGCTGCCAAGCATCGACAAGATCAGCCCACTCACCATGGATGAACCGCTGGCTGAACTTCAAGCTCGGTTCGGCCTTCACAGCCTCTAGCAAGACCTGACCTAGATCCGCCTGCGTCGCGAGCTTCGGCTTGCCCCAATACGCGGCGTACAGCCGCTTGCCGATGGCTTCCATGGCATGGATTTCGAGCCTTTCAGCTAGCCTTGGCTGATTGCCGATCAGGTTTTGTAGCTTTGTCCCCAACGCGCTAGCCAAAGTGTCGGAGAATGTGACCAGCAACACGCGACTGTCTTGATTCTGGCGAGTCAGATGCACCGCTCGATGCAGTGCTACGATGGTCTTGCCAGTACCTGCCGACCCCGAGATCCGCGCTGGTCCTGTGTAGTCGCGCTCGACCCATTGCCGCTGCGCAGGGTGAAGGAAGACAGTCCATTTCTCCCATGGAAAGTCGAAGGCACGCTCCAACTCTTCCACGTCCTTCATGACGCGGAATCGACGCAGCGCATCCGGGTGATTGA contains:
- a CDS encoding YaaC family protein is translated as MPTLRINERDVGPHKATVNPNLGARTVLTNSHWEYVALWLRRERKISALFYWQQAQTFAQAAEGMPVSSAPLLLYYSFMNAVKALLSAKSVPFDEHHGVRAHNMRGSSSKIALSNEGVRLMQRGIAPALSQYFSEAETSTNHSLEELLFNIPWIHRTFCLTYKNQKDLFIPLTECRIEFDAVSRTAYFSAMLSKDFAGPTFIRRLPPSLIADPTANDGRTIRSVANIALTQPVARTTAETSAVAGLLRGLRPDLNYIAGSQTLWYAKAVVPGPARLKRFPLTCTLLAMHRLSEICRYRPMELASFLTGQKNWLLTEFIRMSPPQFLDELSAELTGQQFMVPNVRPAS
- a CDS encoding NYN domain-containing protein, whose translation is MAGQSAPAEARVAVLVDCDNTSPEILEYALRVVAQFGRVVLRRGYGNHATLAHKWQEAMVRLAFTPCLQYQYAAGKNTADIALALDAMEAMFDSRADTFCLVTSDSDFAYLCRKLRERGATVHIVGETKTPDALRNASDQFFEWLPPEPVAEPADPAKPKAAAAPAKPPTKRRPKAVIRAVELLAGDTPDGWVGLGALGQYLKRTDPGFSPKAFGHAALSDMVRTYPDLVMNQQNGTGFWVSLKPKADAAEA
- a CDS encoding UvrD-helicase domain-containing protein, yielding MEFRISDTFNDSLARLTGDEQKAVKTTAFDLQLNPAHPSMSLHKIDQSKDKNFWSVRVNSDIRLIVHRTATSFLLCYVDHHDKAYKWAERRKLEVHPKTGAAQWVEIHERVEEIVGKRAAGGDSATEGFGGHAGGFPKGHQRQQKPQLFVGCSDEELLGYGVPPEWLADVRAANEDSLLILAEHLPAEAAEALLELATGGVPTSVAGARPGVDPFNHPDALRRFRVMKDVEELERAFDFPWEKWTVFLHPAQRQWVERDYTGPARISGSAGTGKTIVALHRAVHLTRQNQDSRVLLVTFSDTLASALGTKLQNLIGNQPRLAERLEIHAMEAIGKRLYAAYWGKPKLATQADLGQVLLEAVKAEPSLKFSQRFIHGEWADLVDAWQLKTWESYRDVKRLGRKTRLSEAQRSALWAVFERVQLILQRRGLITQAEMFFRLAEKMETLRQPPFEFVVIDEAQDVSIAQLKFLAAIGASEGHVRPNSLFFAGDLGQRIFQQPFSWKSLGVDVRGRARTLHINYRTSHQIRAQADQLLGPDFSDVDGNTEDRRGTVSVFNGPAPEVRSFKSEAEECQAVTAWLLERLKDGLMPHELGIFVRSDAQLDRAVVAVKAAGIPLGVLDAHVEITSGRASICTMHLAKGLEFRAVAVMACDDEVIPLQERIAAVADDSDLEEVYNTERNLLYVACTRARDRLLVTSTEPASEFLDDLRG
- a CDS encoding AbrB/MazE/SpoVT family DNA-binding domain-containing protein, encoding MSCIATSTKLNRWGNSLGLRLPQHIVECAGLAAGDYLYIRLLDSGEIMIRAGKAENAPREYGLTDGQSQQDEPELEW
- a CDS encoding phage/plasmid replication protein, with the protein product MLDTVGLAVDGIDATLPTHVRTENGEETRSTDHGNMSSSSGRRTLSVKHVKSKNRLLVEGSCAAHLQEHNIVASNDMIMTAFSMLRAVKDWHGLNIPLKRAREFARGEDITVTRVDIPVMLRVPRGMSVGAVVNGLACAGIRCGINVALYHDESFYYDQSSQTAAPKGYDKAAEIDQRRKKLVLPESQAAETLGELASSNVRLEAVFRQKYFASHAWFAGQTVTPRHLSPPMLAAMLLDLLKKYDLRGSLRARLRQEELWQIPQPYRGTVAFWQNGGDMLPYFDYNGRALRRHRRFLWEKYSINIDGLPPGEIEVPVQIGDILAPDNFVAVPDAIRCDPKLFHSLNMRDEWNELCDRAGIRKGLGRVYVDPYEEPWLPHELGEQSL